Proteins from a genomic interval of Phalacrocorax aristotelis chromosome 3, bGulAri2.1, whole genome shotgun sequence:
- the SYNCRIP gene encoding heterogeneous nuclear ribonucleoprotein Q isoform X5, whose translation MATEHVNGNGTEEPMDTSAAVTHSEHFQTLLDAGLPQKVAEKLDEIYVAGLVAHSDLDERAIEALKEFNEEGALAVLQQFKDSDLSHVQNKSAFLCGVMKTYRQREKQGTKVADSSKGPDEAKIKALLERTGYTLDVTTGQRKYGGPPPESVYSGPQPSVGTEIFVGKIPRDLFEDELVPLFEKAGPIWDLRLMMDPLTGLNRGYAFVTFCTKEAAQEAVKLYNNHEIRSGKHIGVCISVANNRLFVGSIPKSKTKEQIVEEFSKVTEGLTDVILYHQPDDKKKNRGFCFLEYEDHKTAAQARRRLMSGKVKVWGNVVTVEWADPIEDPDPEVMAKVKVLFVRNLANTVTEEILEKAFSHFGKLERVKKLKDYAFIHFDERDGAVKAMEEMNGKDLEGENIEIVFAKPPDQKRKERKAQRQAAKNQMYDDYYYYGPPHMPPPTRGRGRGGRGGYGYPPDYYGYEDYYDYYGYDYHNYRGGYEDPYYGYEDFQVGARGRGGRGARGAAPSRGRGAAPPRGRAGYAQRGGPGSARGVRGARGGAQQQRGRGGKGVEAGPDLLQ comes from the exons ATGGCTACTGAACATGTTAATGGGAATGGTACTGAAGAGCCCATGGATACTTCTGCTGCAGTTACCCATTCTGAGCATTTCCAGACATTGCTTGATGCTGGTTTACCACAGAAAGTTGCTGAAAAACTAGACGAAATTTACGTTGCAG GGCTAGTTGCACATAGTGATCTAGATGAAAGAGCCATTGAAGCTTTAAAGGAATTCAATGAAGAAGGTGCACTGGCAGTGCTTCAGCAGTTTAAAGACAGCGATCTCTCACATGTTCAG aacaaaagtgCCTTTTTATGTGGAGTCATGAAGACATAcaggcagagggaaaagcaaGGGACCAAGGTGGCAGATTCTAGCAAAGGACCAGATGAGGCAAAAATTAAG GCACTCTTGGAGAGAACCGGCTACACTCTTGATGTGACTACTGGACAGAGGAAGTATGGTGGACCGCCTCCAGAGTCTGTATATTCAGGACCACAACCGTCTGTCGGTAcagag ATATTTGTGGGCAAGATTCCAAGAGACTTGTTTGAAGACGAACTTGTTCCATTATTTGAGAAAGCTGGTCCTATATGGGATCTTCGCTTAATGATGGATCCACTCACTGGTCTAAATAGAGGATATGCTTTTGTCACTTTTTGTACTAAAGAGGCAGCTCAGGAAGCTGTTAAACTG tacaACAACCATGAAATTCGTTCTGGAAAACACATTGGTGTATGCATCTCTGTTGCCAATAATAGGCTTTTTGTTGGCTCTATTCCTAAGAGTAAAACCAAGGAGCAAATTGTTGAAGAGTTTAGCAAAGTAACAG AGGGTCTTACAGATGTCATATTGTATCATCAGCCTGATGACAAGAAAAAGAATCGGGGTTTCTGTTTCCTTGAATATGAAGATCACAAAACTGCCGCTCAGGCCAGACGTAGGTTAATGAGCGGCAAAGTGAAAGTCTGGGGAAATGTTGTTACAGTTGAATGGGCTGACCCTATAGAAGACCCAGATCCTGAAGTCATGGCAAAG gtaaaagttttgtttgtacGCAATCTTGCCAATACTGTAACAGAGGAGATACTAGAAAAGGCCTTCAGTCATTTTGGAAAGCTAGAGCGAGTGAAGAAGCTAAAAGACTACGCTTTCATTCATTTTGATGAACGGGATGGTGCTGTAAAG GCAATGGAAGAAATGAATGGCAAAGATTTAGAGGGAGAAAACATTGAAATTGTTTTTGCTAAGCCACCAGatcaaaaaaggaaagaacGGAAAGCTCAGAGACAAGCGGCTAAAAATCAGAT gTATGATGATTACTACTATTACGGTCCGCCTCATATGCCCCCTCCAACAAGAGGTCGAGGCCGAGGAGGTAGAGGTGGTTACGGATATCCCCCTGACTATTACGGCTATGAAGATTATTATGATTACTATGGCTATGACTACCATAACTATCGTGGTGGATATGAAGATCCTTACTATGGTTATGAAGATTTTCAAGTTGGAGCTAGAGGAAGGGGTGGTAGAGGAGCAAGGGGTGCTGCTCCATCCAGAGGTCGCGGGGCTGCTCCTCCCCGTGGCAGAGCCGGTtatgcacagagaggtggtccTGGATCAGCAAGAGGCGTTCGTGGTGCGAGAGGAGGTGCCCAGCAACAAAGAGGCCGCGGG GGAAAAGGGGTCGAGGCCGGTCCTGACCTGTTACAATGA
- the SYNCRIP gene encoding heterogeneous nuclear ribonucleoprotein Q isoform X4 yields the protein MATEHVNGNGTEEPMDTSAAVTHSEHFQTLLDAGLPQKVAEKLDEIYVAGLVAHSDLDERAIEALKEFNEEGALAVLQQFKDSDLSHVQNKSAFLCGVMKTYRQREKQGTKVADSSKGPDEAKIKALLERTGYTLDVTTGQRKYGGPPPESVYSGPQPSVGTEIFVGKIPRDLFEDELVPLFEKAGPIWDLRLMMDPLTGLNRGYAFVTFCTKEAAQEAVKLYNNHEIRSGKHIGVCISVANNRLFVGSIPKSKTKEQIVEEFSKVTEGLTDVILYHQPDDKKKNRGFCFLEYEDHKTAAQARRRLMSGKVKVWGNVVTVEWADPIEDPDPEVMAKVKVLFVRNLANTVTEEILEKAFSHFGKLERVKKLKDYAFIHFDERDGAVKAMEEMNGKDLEGENIEIVFAKPPDQKRKERKAQRQAAKNQMYDDYYYYGPPHMPPPTRGRGRGGRGGYGYPPDYYGYEDYYDYYGYDYHNYRGGYEDPYYGYEDFQVGARGRGGRGARGAAPSRGRGAAPPRGRAGYAQRGGPGSARGVRGARGGAQQQRGRGQGKGVEAGPDLLQ from the exons ATGGCTACTGAACATGTTAATGGGAATGGTACTGAAGAGCCCATGGATACTTCTGCTGCAGTTACCCATTCTGAGCATTTCCAGACATTGCTTGATGCTGGTTTACCACAGAAAGTTGCTGAAAAACTAGACGAAATTTACGTTGCAG GGCTAGTTGCACATAGTGATCTAGATGAAAGAGCCATTGAAGCTTTAAAGGAATTCAATGAAGAAGGTGCACTGGCAGTGCTTCAGCAGTTTAAAGACAGCGATCTCTCACATGTTCAG aacaaaagtgCCTTTTTATGTGGAGTCATGAAGACATAcaggcagagggaaaagcaaGGGACCAAGGTGGCAGATTCTAGCAAAGGACCAGATGAGGCAAAAATTAAG GCACTCTTGGAGAGAACCGGCTACACTCTTGATGTGACTACTGGACAGAGGAAGTATGGTGGACCGCCTCCAGAGTCTGTATATTCAGGACCACAACCGTCTGTCGGTAcagag ATATTTGTGGGCAAGATTCCAAGAGACTTGTTTGAAGACGAACTTGTTCCATTATTTGAGAAAGCTGGTCCTATATGGGATCTTCGCTTAATGATGGATCCACTCACTGGTCTAAATAGAGGATATGCTTTTGTCACTTTTTGTACTAAAGAGGCAGCTCAGGAAGCTGTTAAACTG tacaACAACCATGAAATTCGTTCTGGAAAACACATTGGTGTATGCATCTCTGTTGCCAATAATAGGCTTTTTGTTGGCTCTATTCCTAAGAGTAAAACCAAGGAGCAAATTGTTGAAGAGTTTAGCAAAGTAACAG AGGGTCTTACAGATGTCATATTGTATCATCAGCCTGATGACAAGAAAAAGAATCGGGGTTTCTGTTTCCTTGAATATGAAGATCACAAAACTGCCGCTCAGGCCAGACGTAGGTTAATGAGCGGCAAAGTGAAAGTCTGGGGAAATGTTGTTACAGTTGAATGGGCTGACCCTATAGAAGACCCAGATCCTGAAGTCATGGCAAAG gtaaaagttttgtttgtacGCAATCTTGCCAATACTGTAACAGAGGAGATACTAGAAAAGGCCTTCAGTCATTTTGGAAAGCTAGAGCGAGTGAAGAAGCTAAAAGACTACGCTTTCATTCATTTTGATGAACGGGATGGTGCTGTAAAG GCAATGGAAGAAATGAATGGCAAAGATTTAGAGGGAGAAAACATTGAAATTGTTTTTGCTAAGCCACCAGatcaaaaaaggaaagaacGGAAAGCTCAGAGACAAGCGGCTAAAAATCAGAT gTATGATGATTACTACTATTACGGTCCGCCTCATATGCCCCCTCCAACAAGAGGTCGAGGCCGAGGAGGTAGAGGTGGTTACGGATATCCCCCTGACTATTACGGCTATGAAGATTATTATGATTACTATGGCTATGACTACCATAACTATCGTGGTGGATATGAAGATCCTTACTATGGTTATGAAGATTTTCAAGTTGGAGCTAGAGGAAGGGGTGGTAGAGGAGCAAGGGGTGCTGCTCCATCCAGAGGTCGCGGGGCTGCTCCTCCCCGTGGCAGAGCCGGTtatgcacagagaggtggtccTGGATCAGCAAGAGGCGTTCGTGGTGCGAGAGGAGGTGCCCAGCAACAAAGAGGCCGCGGG CAGGGAAAAGGGGTCGAGGCCGGTCCTGACCTGTTACAATGA
- the SYNCRIP gene encoding heterogeneous nuclear ribonucleoprotein Q isoform X3: MATEHVNGNGTEEPMDTSAAVTHSEHFQTLLDAGLPQKVAEKLDEIYVAGLVAHSDLDERAIEALKEFNEEGALAVLQQFKDSDLSHVQNKSAFLCGVMKTYRQREKQGTKVADSSKGPDEAKIKALLERTGYTLDVTTGQRKYGGPPPESVYSGPQPSVGTEIFVGKIPRDLFEDELVPLFEKAGPIWDLRLMMDPLTGLNRGYAFVTFCTKEAAQEAVKLYNNHEIRSGKHIGVCISVANNRLFVGSIPKSKTKEQIVEEFSKVTEGLTDVILYHQPDDKKKNRGFCFLEYEDHKTAAQARRRLMSGKVKVWGNVVTVEWADPIEDPDPEVMAKVKVLFVRNLANTVTEEILEKAFSHFGKLERVKKLKDYAFIHFDERDGAVKAMEEMNGKDLEGENIEIVFAKPPDQKRKERKAQRQAAKNQMYDDYYYYGPPHMPPPTRGRGRGGRGGYGYPPDYYGYEDYYDYYGYDYHNYRGGYEDPYYGYEDFQVGARGRGGRGARGAAPSRGRGAAPPRGRAGYAQRGGPGSARGVRGARGGAQQQRGRGVRGARGGRGGNVGGKRKADGYNQPDSKRRQTNNQNWGSQPIAQQPLQGKRGRGRS, from the exons ATGGCTACTGAACATGTTAATGGGAATGGTACTGAAGAGCCCATGGATACTTCTGCTGCAGTTACCCATTCTGAGCATTTCCAGACATTGCTTGATGCTGGTTTACCACAGAAAGTTGCTGAAAAACTAGACGAAATTTACGTTGCAG GGCTAGTTGCACATAGTGATCTAGATGAAAGAGCCATTGAAGCTTTAAAGGAATTCAATGAAGAAGGTGCACTGGCAGTGCTTCAGCAGTTTAAAGACAGCGATCTCTCACATGTTCAG aacaaaagtgCCTTTTTATGTGGAGTCATGAAGACATAcaggcagagggaaaagcaaGGGACCAAGGTGGCAGATTCTAGCAAAGGACCAGATGAGGCAAAAATTAAG GCACTCTTGGAGAGAACCGGCTACACTCTTGATGTGACTACTGGACAGAGGAAGTATGGTGGACCGCCTCCAGAGTCTGTATATTCAGGACCACAACCGTCTGTCGGTAcagag ATATTTGTGGGCAAGATTCCAAGAGACTTGTTTGAAGACGAACTTGTTCCATTATTTGAGAAAGCTGGTCCTATATGGGATCTTCGCTTAATGATGGATCCACTCACTGGTCTAAATAGAGGATATGCTTTTGTCACTTTTTGTACTAAAGAGGCAGCTCAGGAAGCTGTTAAACTG tacaACAACCATGAAATTCGTTCTGGAAAACACATTGGTGTATGCATCTCTGTTGCCAATAATAGGCTTTTTGTTGGCTCTATTCCTAAGAGTAAAACCAAGGAGCAAATTGTTGAAGAGTTTAGCAAAGTAACAG AGGGTCTTACAGATGTCATATTGTATCATCAGCCTGATGACAAGAAAAAGAATCGGGGTTTCTGTTTCCTTGAATATGAAGATCACAAAACTGCCGCTCAGGCCAGACGTAGGTTAATGAGCGGCAAAGTGAAAGTCTGGGGAAATGTTGTTACAGTTGAATGGGCTGACCCTATAGAAGACCCAGATCCTGAAGTCATGGCAAAG gtaaaagttttgtttgtacGCAATCTTGCCAATACTGTAACAGAGGAGATACTAGAAAAGGCCTTCAGTCATTTTGGAAAGCTAGAGCGAGTGAAGAAGCTAAAAGACTACGCTTTCATTCATTTTGATGAACGGGATGGTGCTGTAAAG GCAATGGAAGAAATGAATGGCAAAGATTTAGAGGGAGAAAACATTGAAATTGTTTTTGCTAAGCCACCAGatcaaaaaaggaaagaacGGAAAGCTCAGAGACAAGCGGCTAAAAATCAGAT gTATGATGATTACTACTATTACGGTCCGCCTCATATGCCCCCTCCAACAAGAGGTCGAGGCCGAGGAGGTAGAGGTGGTTACGGATATCCCCCTGACTATTACGGCTATGAAGATTATTATGATTACTATGGCTATGACTACCATAACTATCGTGGTGGATATGAAGATCCTTACTATGGTTATGAAGATTTTCAAGTTGGAGCTAGAGGAAGGGGTGGTAGAGGAGCAAGGGGTGCTGCTCCATCCAGAGGTCGCGGGGCTGCTCCTCCCCGTGGCAGAGCCGGTtatgcacagagaggtggtccTGGATCAGCAAGAGGCGTTCGTGGTGCGAGAGGAGGTGCCCAGCAACAAAGAGGCCGCGGGGTACGTGGTGCGAGGGGTGGCCGCGGTGGAAATGTAGGAGGAAAGCGCAAAGCTGATGGGTACAACCAGCCAGATTCCAAGCGGCGCCAGACCAATAATCAGAACTGGGGCTCCCAACCCATTGCTCAGCAACCGCTCCAAG GGAAAAGGGGTCGAGGCCGGTCCTGA
- the SYNCRIP gene encoding heterogeneous nuclear ribonucleoprotein Q isoform X2, whose protein sequence is MATEHVNGNGTEEPMDTSAAVTHSEHFQTLLDAGLPQKVAEKLDEIYVAGLVAHSDLDERAIEALKEFNEEGALAVLQQFKDSDLSHVQNKSAFLCGVMKTYRQREKQGTKVADSSKGPDEAKIKALLERTGYTLDVTTGQRKYGGPPPESVYSGPQPSVGTEIFVGKIPRDLFEDELVPLFEKAGPIWDLRLMMDPLTGLNRGYAFVTFCTKEAAQEAVKLYNNHEIRSGKHIGVCISVANNRLFVGSIPKSKTKEQIVEEFSKVTEGLTDVILYHQPDDKKKNRGFCFLEYEDHKTAAQARRRLMSGKVKVWGNVVTVEWADPIEDPDPEVMAKVKVLFVRNLANTVTEEILEKAFSHFGKLERVKKLKDYAFIHFDERDGAVKAMEEMNGKDLEGENIEIVFAKPPDQKRKERKAQRQAAKNQMYDDYYYYGPPHMPPPTRGRGRGGRGGYGYPPDYYGYEDYYDYYGYDYHNYRGGYEDPYYGYEDFQVGARGRGGRGARGAAPSRGRGAAPPRGRAGYAQRGGPGSARGVRGARGGAQQQRGRGVRGARGGRGGNVGGKRKADGYNQPDSKRRQTNNQNWGSQPIAQQPLQAGKRGRGRS, encoded by the exons ATGGCTACTGAACATGTTAATGGGAATGGTACTGAAGAGCCCATGGATACTTCTGCTGCAGTTACCCATTCTGAGCATTTCCAGACATTGCTTGATGCTGGTTTACCACAGAAAGTTGCTGAAAAACTAGACGAAATTTACGTTGCAG GGCTAGTTGCACATAGTGATCTAGATGAAAGAGCCATTGAAGCTTTAAAGGAATTCAATGAAGAAGGTGCACTGGCAGTGCTTCAGCAGTTTAAAGACAGCGATCTCTCACATGTTCAG aacaaaagtgCCTTTTTATGTGGAGTCATGAAGACATAcaggcagagggaaaagcaaGGGACCAAGGTGGCAGATTCTAGCAAAGGACCAGATGAGGCAAAAATTAAG GCACTCTTGGAGAGAACCGGCTACACTCTTGATGTGACTACTGGACAGAGGAAGTATGGTGGACCGCCTCCAGAGTCTGTATATTCAGGACCACAACCGTCTGTCGGTAcagag ATATTTGTGGGCAAGATTCCAAGAGACTTGTTTGAAGACGAACTTGTTCCATTATTTGAGAAAGCTGGTCCTATATGGGATCTTCGCTTAATGATGGATCCACTCACTGGTCTAAATAGAGGATATGCTTTTGTCACTTTTTGTACTAAAGAGGCAGCTCAGGAAGCTGTTAAACTG tacaACAACCATGAAATTCGTTCTGGAAAACACATTGGTGTATGCATCTCTGTTGCCAATAATAGGCTTTTTGTTGGCTCTATTCCTAAGAGTAAAACCAAGGAGCAAATTGTTGAAGAGTTTAGCAAAGTAACAG AGGGTCTTACAGATGTCATATTGTATCATCAGCCTGATGACAAGAAAAAGAATCGGGGTTTCTGTTTCCTTGAATATGAAGATCACAAAACTGCCGCTCAGGCCAGACGTAGGTTAATGAGCGGCAAAGTGAAAGTCTGGGGAAATGTTGTTACAGTTGAATGGGCTGACCCTATAGAAGACCCAGATCCTGAAGTCATGGCAAAG gtaaaagttttgtttgtacGCAATCTTGCCAATACTGTAACAGAGGAGATACTAGAAAAGGCCTTCAGTCATTTTGGAAAGCTAGAGCGAGTGAAGAAGCTAAAAGACTACGCTTTCATTCATTTTGATGAACGGGATGGTGCTGTAAAG GCAATGGAAGAAATGAATGGCAAAGATTTAGAGGGAGAAAACATTGAAATTGTTTTTGCTAAGCCACCAGatcaaaaaaggaaagaacGGAAAGCTCAGAGACAAGCGGCTAAAAATCAGAT gTATGATGATTACTACTATTACGGTCCGCCTCATATGCCCCCTCCAACAAGAGGTCGAGGCCGAGGAGGTAGAGGTGGTTACGGATATCCCCCTGACTATTACGGCTATGAAGATTATTATGATTACTATGGCTATGACTACCATAACTATCGTGGTGGATATGAAGATCCTTACTATGGTTATGAAGATTTTCAAGTTGGAGCTAGAGGAAGGGGTGGTAGAGGAGCAAGGGGTGCTGCTCCATCCAGAGGTCGCGGGGCTGCTCCTCCCCGTGGCAGAGCCGGTtatgcacagagaggtggtccTGGATCAGCAAGAGGCGTTCGTGGTGCGAGAGGAGGTGCCCAGCAACAAAGAGGCCGCGGGGTACGTGGTGCGAGGGGTGGCCGCGGTGGAAATGTAGGAGGAAAGCGCAAAGCTGATGGGTACAACCAGCCAGATTCCAAGCGGCGCCAGACCAATAATCAGAACTGGGGCTCCCAACCCATTGCTCAGCAACCGCTCCAAG CAGGGAAAAGGGGTCGAGGCCGGTCCTGA
- the SYNCRIP gene encoding heterogeneous nuclear ribonucleoprotein Q isoform X6, with protein MKTYRQREKQGTKVADSSKGPDEAKIKALLERTGYTLDVTTGQRKYGGPPPESVYSGPQPSVGTEIFVGKIPRDLFEDELVPLFEKAGPIWDLRLMMDPLTGLNRGYAFVTFCTKEAAQEAVKLYNNHEIRSGKHIGVCISVANNRLFVGSIPKSKTKEQIVEEFSKVTEGLTDVILYHQPDDKKKNRGFCFLEYEDHKTAAQARRRLMSGKVKVWGNVVTVEWADPIEDPDPEVMAKVKVLFVRNLANTVTEEILEKAFSHFGKLERVKKLKDYAFIHFDERDGAVKAMEEMNGKDLEGENIEIVFAKPPDQKRKERKAQRQAAKNQMYDDYYYYGPPHMPPPTRGRGRGGRGGYGYPPDYYGYEDYYDYYGYDYHNYRGGYEDPYYGYEDFQVGARGRGGRGARGAAPSRGRGAAPPRGRAGYAQRGGPGSARGVRGARGGAQQQRGRGVRGARGGRGGNVGGKRKADGYNQPDSKRRQTNNQNWGSQPIAQQPLQGGDHSGNYGYKSENQEFYQDSFGQQWK; from the exons ATGAAGACATAcaggcagagggaaaagcaaGGGACCAAGGTGGCAGATTCTAGCAAAGGACCAGATGAGGCAAAAATTAAG GCACTCTTGGAGAGAACCGGCTACACTCTTGATGTGACTACTGGACAGAGGAAGTATGGTGGACCGCCTCCAGAGTCTGTATATTCAGGACCACAACCGTCTGTCGGTAcagag ATATTTGTGGGCAAGATTCCAAGAGACTTGTTTGAAGACGAACTTGTTCCATTATTTGAGAAAGCTGGTCCTATATGGGATCTTCGCTTAATGATGGATCCACTCACTGGTCTAAATAGAGGATATGCTTTTGTCACTTTTTGTACTAAAGAGGCAGCTCAGGAAGCTGTTAAACTG tacaACAACCATGAAATTCGTTCTGGAAAACACATTGGTGTATGCATCTCTGTTGCCAATAATAGGCTTTTTGTTGGCTCTATTCCTAAGAGTAAAACCAAGGAGCAAATTGTTGAAGAGTTTAGCAAAGTAACAG AGGGTCTTACAGATGTCATATTGTATCATCAGCCTGATGACAAGAAAAAGAATCGGGGTTTCTGTTTCCTTGAATATGAAGATCACAAAACTGCCGCTCAGGCCAGACGTAGGTTAATGAGCGGCAAAGTGAAAGTCTGGGGAAATGTTGTTACAGTTGAATGGGCTGACCCTATAGAAGACCCAGATCCTGAAGTCATGGCAAAG gtaaaagttttgtttgtacGCAATCTTGCCAATACTGTAACAGAGGAGATACTAGAAAAGGCCTTCAGTCATTTTGGAAAGCTAGAGCGAGTGAAGAAGCTAAAAGACTACGCTTTCATTCATTTTGATGAACGGGATGGTGCTGTAAAG GCAATGGAAGAAATGAATGGCAAAGATTTAGAGGGAGAAAACATTGAAATTGTTTTTGCTAAGCCACCAGatcaaaaaaggaaagaacGGAAAGCTCAGAGACAAGCGGCTAAAAATCAGAT gTATGATGATTACTACTATTACGGTCCGCCTCATATGCCCCCTCCAACAAGAGGTCGAGGCCGAGGAGGTAGAGGTGGTTACGGATATCCCCCTGACTATTACGGCTATGAAGATTATTATGATTACTATGGCTATGACTACCATAACTATCGTGGTGGATATGAAGATCCTTACTATGGTTATGAAGATTTTCAAGTTGGAGCTAGAGGAAGGGGTGGTAGAGGAGCAAGGGGTGCTGCTCCATCCAGAGGTCGCGGGGCTGCTCCTCCCCGTGGCAGAGCCGGTtatgcacagagaggtggtccTGGATCAGCAAGAGGCGTTCGTGGTGCGAGAGGAGGTGCCCAGCAACAAAGAGGCCGCGGGGTACGTGGTGCGAGGGGTGGCCGCGGTGGAAATGTAGGAGGAAAGCGCAAAGCTGATGGGTACAACCAGCCAGATTCCAAGCGGCGCCAGACCAATAATCAGAACTGGGGCTCCCAACCCATTGCTCAGCAACCGCTCCAAGGTGGTGATCATTCTGGTAACTATGGTTACAAATCTGAAAACCAGGAGTTTTATCAGGATTCTTTTGGGCAACAGTGGAAATAG
- the SYNCRIP gene encoding heterogeneous nuclear ribonucleoprotein Q isoform X1 has product MATEHVNGNGTEEPMDTSAAVTHSEHFQTLLDAGLPQKVAEKLDEIYVAGLVAHSDLDERAIEALKEFNEEGALAVLQQFKDSDLSHVQNKSAFLCGVMKTYRQREKQGTKVADSSKGPDEAKIKALLERTGYTLDVTTGQRKYGGPPPESVYSGPQPSVGTEIFVGKIPRDLFEDELVPLFEKAGPIWDLRLMMDPLTGLNRGYAFVTFCTKEAAQEAVKLYNNHEIRSGKHIGVCISVANNRLFVGSIPKSKTKEQIVEEFSKVTEGLTDVILYHQPDDKKKNRGFCFLEYEDHKTAAQARRRLMSGKVKVWGNVVTVEWADPIEDPDPEVMAKVKVLFVRNLANTVTEEILEKAFSHFGKLERVKKLKDYAFIHFDERDGAVKAMEEMNGKDLEGENIEIVFAKPPDQKRKERKAQRQAAKNQMYDDYYYYGPPHMPPPTRGRGRGGRGGYGYPPDYYGYEDYYDYYGYDYHNYRGGYEDPYYGYEDFQVGARGRGGRGARGAAPSRGRGAAPPRGRAGYAQRGGPGSARGVRGARGGAQQQRGRGVRGARGGRGGNVGGKRKADGYNQPDSKRRQTNNQNWGSQPIAQQPLQGGDHSGNYGYKSENQEFYQDSFGQQWK; this is encoded by the exons ATGGCTACTGAACATGTTAATGGGAATGGTACTGAAGAGCCCATGGATACTTCTGCTGCAGTTACCCATTCTGAGCATTTCCAGACATTGCTTGATGCTGGTTTACCACAGAAAGTTGCTGAAAAACTAGACGAAATTTACGTTGCAG GGCTAGTTGCACATAGTGATCTAGATGAAAGAGCCATTGAAGCTTTAAAGGAATTCAATGAAGAAGGTGCACTGGCAGTGCTTCAGCAGTTTAAAGACAGCGATCTCTCACATGTTCAG aacaaaagtgCCTTTTTATGTGGAGTCATGAAGACATAcaggcagagggaaaagcaaGGGACCAAGGTGGCAGATTCTAGCAAAGGACCAGATGAGGCAAAAATTAAG GCACTCTTGGAGAGAACCGGCTACACTCTTGATGTGACTACTGGACAGAGGAAGTATGGTGGACCGCCTCCAGAGTCTGTATATTCAGGACCACAACCGTCTGTCGGTAcagag ATATTTGTGGGCAAGATTCCAAGAGACTTGTTTGAAGACGAACTTGTTCCATTATTTGAGAAAGCTGGTCCTATATGGGATCTTCGCTTAATGATGGATCCACTCACTGGTCTAAATAGAGGATATGCTTTTGTCACTTTTTGTACTAAAGAGGCAGCTCAGGAAGCTGTTAAACTG tacaACAACCATGAAATTCGTTCTGGAAAACACATTGGTGTATGCATCTCTGTTGCCAATAATAGGCTTTTTGTTGGCTCTATTCCTAAGAGTAAAACCAAGGAGCAAATTGTTGAAGAGTTTAGCAAAGTAACAG AGGGTCTTACAGATGTCATATTGTATCATCAGCCTGATGACAAGAAAAAGAATCGGGGTTTCTGTTTCCTTGAATATGAAGATCACAAAACTGCCGCTCAGGCCAGACGTAGGTTAATGAGCGGCAAAGTGAAAGTCTGGGGAAATGTTGTTACAGTTGAATGGGCTGACCCTATAGAAGACCCAGATCCTGAAGTCATGGCAAAG gtaaaagttttgtttgtacGCAATCTTGCCAATACTGTAACAGAGGAGATACTAGAAAAGGCCTTCAGTCATTTTGGAAAGCTAGAGCGAGTGAAGAAGCTAAAAGACTACGCTTTCATTCATTTTGATGAACGGGATGGTGCTGTAAAG GCAATGGAAGAAATGAATGGCAAAGATTTAGAGGGAGAAAACATTGAAATTGTTTTTGCTAAGCCACCAGatcaaaaaaggaaagaacGGAAAGCTCAGAGACAAGCGGCTAAAAATCAGAT gTATGATGATTACTACTATTACGGTCCGCCTCATATGCCCCCTCCAACAAGAGGTCGAGGCCGAGGAGGTAGAGGTGGTTACGGATATCCCCCTGACTATTACGGCTATGAAGATTATTATGATTACTATGGCTATGACTACCATAACTATCGTGGTGGATATGAAGATCCTTACTATGGTTATGAAGATTTTCAAGTTGGAGCTAGAGGAAGGGGTGGTAGAGGAGCAAGGGGTGCTGCTCCATCCAGAGGTCGCGGGGCTGCTCCTCCCCGTGGCAGAGCCGGTtatgcacagagaggtggtccTGGATCAGCAAGAGGCGTTCGTGGTGCGAGAGGAGGTGCCCAGCAACAAAGAGGCCGCGGGGTACGTGGTGCGAGGGGTGGCCGCGGTGGAAATGTAGGAGGAAAGCGCAAAGCTGATGGGTACAACCAGCCAGATTCCAAGCGGCGCCAGACCAATAATCAGAACTGGGGCTCCCAACCCATTGCTCAGCAACCGCTCCAAGGTGGTGATCATTCTGGTAACTATGGTTACAAATCTGAAAACCAGGAGTTTTATCAGGATTCTTTTGGGCAACAGTGGAAATAG